From the genome of Camelus bactrianus isolate YW-2024 breed Bactrian camel chromosome 33, ASM4877302v1, whole genome shotgun sequence, one region includes:
- the TMEM45B gene encoding transmembrane protein 45B: protein MANFKGHALPGSFFLIVGLWWSVKYPLKYFHRKGKSSQLTHYYQRLEITEAAIRTLFSVIGVLAEQFVPDGPHLHLSQESHWVKLMNWQHSTMYLFFAASGVADMLTYLSAHTPVGLDRLVMAVAVFNEGFLFYYHVHNRPPLDQHIHSLLLYAVFGGALSIALEVILRDNIVLELFRTSLAILQGTWFWQIGFVLFPPFGGPEWDQSDHNNIMFITMCFSWHYLAALCTVAISYSLVHCFLTRVKRHGEREIIGIQKLKSDHTYQTALLGGSDED from the exons ATGGCAAACTTCAAGGGCCACGCTCTCCCGGGGAGCTTCTTCTTGATAGTTGGACTGTGGTGGTCAGTGAAGTACCCGCTGAAGTACTTTCACCGAAAGGGGAAAAGCAGCCAACTGACTCATTACTATCAGCGTCTGGAGATCACTGAAGCTGCAATCAGAACTTTATTTTCGGTCATTG GGGTCCTGGCAGAGCAGTTTGTTCCAGATGGGCCCCACCTCCACCTGTCCCAGGAGAGCCACTGGGTGAAGCTGATGAACTGGCAGCACAGCACCATGTACCTGTTCTTCGCTGCCTCGGGAGTCGCGGACATGCTCACCTACCTCAGCGCCCACACCCCCGTGGGGCTGGACAGGCTGGTCATGGCTGTGGCGGTGTTCAATGAAG GCTTTCTCTTCTACTACCACGTCCACAACCGGCCGCCGCTGGACCAGCACATCCACTCCCTCCTGCTGTACGCAGTATTTGGAGGGGCTCTCAGCATCGCCTTGGAAGTGATCCTTCGGGACAACATTGTGCTGGAACTCTTCCGAACCAGCCTCGCTATCCTTCAGGGCACCTGGTTCTGGCAG ATCGGGTTCGTGCTGTTTCCGCCTTTCGGAGGACCCGAATGGGACCAGAGTGACCACAACAACATCATGTTCATCACCATGTGCTTCAGCTGGCACTACCTGGCCGCCCTCTGCACAGTGGCCATCAGCTACTCACTTGTTCACTG CTTTCTGACACGAGTCAAGAGACACGGAGAAAGAGAAATCATTGGGATTCAGAAGCTGAAGTCAGATCACACCTACCAGACAGCCCTCCTGGGTGGCTCGGATGAGGACTAG